A stretch of the Musa acuminata AAA Group cultivar baxijiao chromosome BXJ2-7, Cavendish_Baxijiao_AAA, whole genome shotgun sequence genome encodes the following:
- the LOC135618055 gene encoding uncharacterized protein LOC135618055, producing MEKDKSLVWDCGSSLYDSFELKSFMQQLDSAITSRTMSMPHLSGTSHPPPAQARKKSSKLFRSVHRLLRSVLHVPSMLKVQVRSHEHKDRAPHRKSGRLASIPEISEKEAAASPEIRASVRKTMSARFTSATAPPPPALS from the coding sequence ATGGAGAAGGACAAAAGCCTTGTGTGGGACTGTGGCAGCTCTCTCTACGACTCTTTCGAGCTCAAGTCCTTCATGCAGCAGCTGGACTCCGCGATCACCTCCCGGACCATGTCGATGCCGCACTTGTCCGGGACCTCTCATCCGCCTCCCGCGCAGGCCCGGAAGAAGTCCTCCAAGCTCTTCAGATCAGTTCACAGGCTTCTCCGGTCGGTGCTCCACGTTCCATCCATGCTCAAGGTTCAAGTTCGGTCGCACGAACACAAGGATCGAGCACCGCACCGGAAGTCCGGTCGACTCGCTTCGATTCCGGAGATCTCGGAGAAGGAAGCGGCGGCTTCCCCGGAGATCCGCGCGTCGGTGAGGAAGACCATGTCAGCACGCTTCACCAGCGCGACCGCACCGCCGCCGCCGGCGTTATCATGA